A genomic stretch from Candidatus Hinthialibacter antarcticus includes:
- a CDS encoding pitrilysin family protein — MTSAPVAIHIPKREVQRRSLENGSALLYAPNPYNQIVAVRILSRTGSKYEPAPEAGRVNLAMRMLSAGTSQWSEDEIADRLEGNGAHFKAEAGKDWSSIDLLTTTPVLKEDLQTVLTLLDDSQFPEDKLARERELVRMNILEDDDSPLTYTMRRFSEFYYGSHPYAWPSLGKVETLDAISRDDIASDGRRALESGQLVVSVVGGSENSDVLSIVEEAFSQRTADRSETPPSEISPGVLSENKDCFVRRETESDYVVLGYPGCSLNQRESLTLRLIASILGGSMDSRLFREIREKRGLCYQVGAAYTPRMEHSPLLVYTVTTPKNREEALRCAEAEIERLKVELVADEELHRAKTYICGSYVMSMESNMGQAGRYGAYEIAGLGWEYANAFPDDIQSVTAETIRETAERLFTHRLLTVATSNAQE, encoded by the coding sequence ATGACCTCTGCGCCCGTCGCGATTCATATTCCAAAACGCGAAGTACAGCGCCGTTCGCTCGAAAACGGGTCGGCGCTGTTATACGCCCCCAATCCATATAACCAGATTGTCGCGGTGCGCATTTTGTCGCGGACGGGTTCGAAATATGAGCCTGCGCCTGAAGCGGGCCGGGTCAACTTGGCGATGCGGATGCTCTCGGCGGGCACGTCGCAATGGAGCGAAGACGAGATCGCTGACCGCCTCGAAGGCAACGGCGCCCATTTTAAAGCCGAAGCAGGAAAAGACTGGAGCAGCATTGATCTGCTCACCACCACTCCCGTTCTCAAAGAAGATTTGCAAACCGTCTTGACCTTGTTGGACGACTCGCAATTCCCCGAAGACAAACTGGCGCGCGAACGCGAGCTGGTGCGCATGAACATTCTCGAAGACGACGACTCGCCGTTGACTTATACCATGCGGCGTTTCAGCGAATTTTATTATGGATCGCACCCCTACGCCTGGCCCAGCCTGGGCAAGGTCGAAACCCTCGACGCGATTTCACGCGATGACATTGCCAGCGATGGCCGCCGCGCGCTTGAAAGCGGACAGTTGGTGGTTTCTGTGGTCGGCGGCAGTGAAAACAGCGACGTGTTATCCATTGTCGAAGAGGCATTTTCGCAACGCACCGCTGATCGCTCGGAGACGCCGCCAAGTGAAATTTCGCCGGGCGTCCTTTCAGAAAATAAAGATTGCTTTGTCCGTCGTGAGACCGAGTCGGACTATGTCGTGTTGGGTTACCCCGGCTGTTCGCTCAATCAGCGCGAATCGCTAACATTGCGCCTGATCGCCTCGATTTTAGGCGGCTCGATGGACTCGCGCCTGTTTCGAGAAATTCGCGAGAAGCGCGGGTTGTGCTACCAGGTGGGCGCGGCCTACACGCCGCGCATGGAGCATTCGCCGCTATTGGTTTACACCGTCACCACGCCGAAAAATCGCGAAGAAGCCTTGCGATGCGCCGAGGCGGAAATCGAACGGCTCAAGGTTGAACTGGTTGCCGACGAAGAACTACACCGCGCCAAGACGTATATCTGCGGCAGCTACGTCATGTCGATGGAATCCAATATGGGGCAGGCGGGCCGCTATGGCGCGTATGAAATCGCCGGGCTGGGTTGGGAATACGCCAACGCGTTTCCTGATGACATTCAGTCGGTCACGGCTGAGACCATCCGCGAAACCGCCGAGCGCTTGTTTACCCATCGCCTGTTGACGGTCGCGACCTCAAACGCGCAAGAGTGA
- the gpmA gene encoding 2,3-diphosphoglycerate-dependent phosphoglycerate mutase has product MYKLVLIRHGQSVWNLSNRFTGWTDVDLTDQGRAEAKAGGEMLKEKGFVFDIAYTSVLKRAIRTLWTVMDELDLMWIPVIRTWRLNERHYGGLQGLDKSETAAKYGEDQVKIWRRSYDIPPLDLEKSDERWPGHDPRYKDLKPEELPTTECLKDCLERVLPYWNDVIAPDIKAGKRVLIAAHGNSLRALVKHLDDMSEEEILGLNIPTGVPLVYELDENLKPIKHYYLIDEEELKKKMDAVANQGKAK; this is encoded by the coding sequence ATGTACAAATTAGTTTTGATCCGCCACGGCCAAAGCGTCTGGAACCTGTCGAACCGCTTCACGGGTTGGACCGATGTTGATTTGACCGACCAGGGCCGCGCCGAAGCCAAAGCCGGCGGCGAAATGCTGAAAGAAAAAGGCTTCGTGTTTGACATCGCCTATACCTCCGTGCTCAAACGCGCGATCCGCACCTTGTGGACGGTCATGGACGAACTCGACCTGATGTGGATCCCCGTGATTCGCACCTGGCGCCTCAACGAACGCCACTACGGCGGCTTGCAGGGCCTCGATAAGTCTGAAACCGCCGCGAAATACGGCGAAGACCAAGTCAAAATCTGGCGGCGCAGTTATGACATCCCGCCGTTAGACCTCGAAAAAAGCGACGAACGCTGGCCGGGACACGATCCGCGTTACAAAGATTTAAAGCCGGAAGAACTGCCGACCACCGAGTGCTTGAAAGACTGCCTCGAGCGCGTCCTGCCTTACTGGAACGACGTGATCGCGCCGGACATCAAAGCGGGCAAGCGCGTGTTGATCGCCGCCCACGGCAACAGCCTGCGCGCGCTGGTCAAACACCTCGACGATATGTCCGAAGAAGAAATCCTCGGGTTGAATATCCCCACTGGCGTTCCGCTGGTGTATGAGTTGGACGAAAACTTGAAGCCGATCAAACATTACTACTTGATCGACGAAGAAGAACTCAAGAAAAAGATGGACGCAGTCGCGAACCAAGGTAAGGCGAAATAA
- a CDS encoding PilZ domain-containing protein, with protein sequence MFWKKPVKKIKPRPKSSMGDPNSPVKPSPRREKNREKRIDLQLNCFVLVIDTEQVVQCKTINVSKTGMLLKSIHALANGQDVICVFSNKKTMSKPSIQTNPNSMKGRVVRVEKETYMFKIAIDVTFGRVDPTAILDINTEFVKYWWSRHWS encoded by the coding sequence ATGTTTTGGAAGAAGCCGGTTAAGAAAATTAAGCCAAGACCAAAATCGAGCATGGGCGACCCGAATTCGCCGGTGAAGCCCTCGCCGCGCCGCGAAAAGAATCGCGAAAAGCGCATTGATCTGCAATTGAATTGCTTCGTGCTGGTGATTGACACCGAGCAAGTAGTGCAATGCAAAACCATCAACGTGAGCAAGACCGGCATGTTGCTCAAGTCGATCCATGCGCTGGCGAACGGGCAGGACGTGATCTGCGTATTTTCAAACAAAAAGACGATGTCGAAGCCGTCGATTCAAACCAACCCCAATTCGATGAAGGGCCGGGTGGTGCGGGTCGAAAAAGAGACGTATATGTTCAAGATTGCAATTGACGTCACCTTTGGGCGGGTCGATCCGACTGCGATTCTCGATATCAACACCGAATTTGTGAAATACTGGTGGTCTCGCCACTGGTCGTAA